A part of Melittangium boletus DSM 14713 genomic DNA contains:
- a CDS encoding glucan 1,4-alpha-maltotetraohydrolase domain-containing protein, whose translation MLKKKALGGVLSLSWALALASAPAAFAGPLDGNSGDVMLQGFHWTSYQTSPWWGIVQGKASDIGASGFSMVWLPPSSDAASNEGYLPRRLEVLDSRYGTEAQLKSAIGALHTYGVKAIADIVVNHRVGTSNWADFTQPTWGSWAVTSGDEWTGATGAADTGDGYGAARDLDHTNTTVQSGLTTWMNNLKSKTGYDGWRYDYVKGYAGRYVGQYNSATVPYFSVGELWTDLNLDNPNPHRQLLMNWIDAAGGKSAAFDFTTKGLLQQAVQYNQFWRLKDSEGKPAGAIGWWAAKSVTFIDNHDTGPSTGGISQNHWPFPSDKVMQGYAYILTHPGVPCVYWVHFYDWGHKAAITKLMSIRKAKGIHSSSAVSIQVADTSRYAALITGSKGTVAMKIGPGDWSPSGTGWTLETSGTNYAVWSK comes from the coding sequence ATGCTCAAGAAGAAGGCGCTTGGCGGAGTGCTGTCCCTGTCGTGGGCCCTGGCGTTGGCGAGCGCGCCGGCCGCGTTCGCGGGGCCGCTGGATGGCAACAGCGGCGATGTGATGTTGCAGGGCTTCCACTGGACGTCGTACCAGACCTCGCCGTGGTGGGGGATTGTCCAGGGCAAGGCCTCGGACATCGGCGCCAGTGGCTTCTCCATGGTGTGGCTGCCGCCCTCGAGCGACGCCGCCTCCAACGAGGGCTATCTGCCCCGGCGGCTGGAGGTGCTCGACAGCCGCTACGGCACGGAGGCCCAGCTCAAGTCGGCCATTGGCGCGCTGCACACCTATGGCGTGAAGGCCATCGCGGACATCGTCGTCAACCACCGCGTGGGGACGAGCAACTGGGCGGACTTCACCCAGCCCACGTGGGGCTCGTGGGCGGTGACGAGCGGAGATGAGTGGACGGGCGCCACCGGCGCCGCGGACACGGGGGATGGCTACGGCGCCGCGCGTGACCTGGACCACACGAACACCACCGTCCAGAGCGGCCTCACCACCTGGATGAACAACCTCAAGTCGAAGACGGGCTACGACGGCTGGCGCTACGACTACGTGAAGGGCTACGCGGGCAGGTACGTGGGCCAGTACAACTCCGCCACGGTGCCCTACTTCTCCGTGGGCGAGCTGTGGACGGACCTGAACCTCGACAACCCCAACCCCCACCGCCAGTTGCTGATGAACTGGATCGACGCCGCCGGGGGCAAGTCGGCCGCGTTCGACTTCACCACCAAGGGGCTCCTGCAGCAGGCCGTGCAGTACAACCAGTTCTGGCGGCTCAAGGACAGCGAGGGCAAGCCCGCGGGCGCCATCGGCTGGTGGGCGGCCAAGTCCGTCACTTTCATCGACAACCACGACACCGGGCCGAGCACGGGTGGAATCAGCCAGAACCACTGGCCCTTCCCCAGTGACAAGGTGATGCAGGGCTACGCCTATATCCTCACCCACCCGGGTGTGCCGTGCGTCTATTGGGTGCACTTCTATGACTGGGGCCACAAGGCGGCCATCACGAAGCTGATGTCCATCCGCAAGGCCAAGGGCATCCACTCGTCCTCGGCCGTGAGCATCCAGGTGGCGGATACCTCCCGGTACGCCGCCCTCATCACCGGCTCCAAGGGCACGGTGGCGATGAAGATCGGCCCCGGGGACTGGTCGCCCTCGGGCACGGGCTGGACGCTGGAGACGTCCGGCACCAACTACGCCGTGTGGTCGAAGTAG
- a CDS encoding double zinc ribbon domain-containing protein, whose translation MAMIQFTRNYTDRSNDYGFQFEFFCDKCGNGHMSPFIANKAGLASGLLKAAGSFFGGSLSRVAYAGDHVKDALRGGAWDEAYGQAVGEAKQHFKHCTRCGRWVCPQVCWNEARSLCEACAPDLQEEAVHIQANVAVEQAWRKARQVDQVASLDMKAPRSVASSVCPHCQARVDGGKFCGECGKPLAAAKAHCTQCGGEMKPQARFCSDCGTARGG comes from the coding sequence ATGGCGATGATCCAGTTCACCCGCAACTACACCGACCGCTCCAACGACTACGGCTTCCAGTTCGAGTTCTTCTGCGACAAGTGCGGCAACGGGCACATGTCGCCCTTCATCGCCAACAAGGCGGGTCTGGCCTCGGGCCTGCTCAAGGCGGCGGGCTCGTTCTTCGGGGGCTCCCTGTCGCGAGTGGCCTACGCGGGGGATCACGTGAAGGACGCCCTGCGCGGCGGCGCGTGGGACGAGGCCTACGGCCAGGCGGTGGGGGAGGCCAAGCAGCACTTCAAGCACTGCACGCGCTGTGGCCGCTGGGTGTGCCCCCAGGTGTGTTGGAACGAGGCGCGGAGCTTGTGCGAGGCATGCGCCCCGGACCTCCAGGAAGAGGCCGTCCACATCCAGGCCAATGTGGCCGTGGAGCAGGCCTGGAGGAAGGCGCGGCAGGTGGATCAGGTGGCGTCCCTGGACATGAAGGCCCCGCGCTCGGTGGCGTCCTCGGTCTGTCCCCACTGCCAGGCCCGCGTCGACGGCGGGAAGTTCTGCGGTGAGTGCGGCAAGCCGCTCGCGGCGGCCAAGGCGCACTGCACGCAGTGCGGGGGAGAGATGAAGCCCCAGGCGCGCTTCTGCTCCGATTGCGGCACGGCCCGGGGCGGATAG
- a CDS encoding AAA family ATPase, giving the protein MYLRSLTLQNLKLLREVELSFTRSDGEVRPWTVFVGENGLCKTAILQAIALAASGSSLGSELADVTSLPDRRQPATELMLIGAEFTFGTEGHKTRTYPGLDTRHSLPPYLRSSIAAKSTWRELVGSSRYVGVEHTQVFDPIREARRTQLPGWFVAGYGTARTLPRPHSIYAEGLSDPLKQRMANLFDQGGLIATGFADVFEAAQAKAYTRLLKQVLLQGNLLPGVVDLELQSHGIVRTRQDLLEAHRFEFNLGGQRVKLPATWLSRGYQGAIAWLADLIGHVLLEAGKPVPPDRMEGLVLVDELDLHLHPHWQTSLIATLKSVFPRLQFIATTHSAMLLPGLEQDEVFVLRQDEHGHVYVSPAPSTPSFLTGSELLDAFFDRKGKPVGGAPKRREPATSARKKPGKPAARAPARPKRK; this is encoded by the coding sequence ATGTACCTGCGCAGCCTCACCCTCCAGAACCTCAAACTCCTGCGAGAGGTCGAACTCTCCTTCACCCGTTCGGACGGAGAGGTCCGGCCGTGGACCGTCTTCGTGGGGGAGAATGGGTTATGCAAGACAGCCATCCTCCAGGCCATCGCGCTCGCGGCGAGCGGTTCCTCGCTGGGCAGCGAGCTCGCGGACGTCACGAGCCTGCCGGACCGGCGCCAGCCCGCGACCGAGCTGATGCTCATCGGCGCCGAGTTCACCTTCGGCACCGAGGGCCACAAGACGCGCACCTACCCGGGGCTGGACACCCGGCACTCGCTGCCTCCGTACCTGCGCAGCTCCATCGCGGCCAAGAGCACCTGGCGTGAGCTGGTGGGCAGCTCGCGCTACGTGGGCGTCGAGCACACGCAGGTGTTCGATCCCATCCGCGAGGCGCGGCGCACGCAGTTGCCGGGCTGGTTCGTCGCGGGCTACGGCACGGCGCGCACCCTGCCCCGCCCGCACTCCATCTACGCGGAGGGCCTGTCGGATCCACTCAAGCAGCGCATGGCGAACCTCTTCGACCAAGGGGGGCTCATCGCCACGGGCTTCGCGGACGTCTTCGAGGCGGCCCAGGCCAAGGCCTATACGCGGCTGCTCAAGCAGGTGCTCCTGCAGGGCAACCTGCTGCCCGGCGTGGTGGACCTGGAGCTGCAGAGCCACGGCATCGTGCGCACCCGGCAGGATCTGCTGGAAGCCCACCGCTTCGAGTTCAACCTGGGAGGCCAGCGCGTGAAGCTGCCCGCCACGTGGCTGTCGCGTGGCTACCAGGGGGCGATCGCCTGGCTGGCGGATCTCATCGGCCACGTGCTCCTGGAGGCGGGCAAGCCCGTGCCGCCGGATCGCATGGAGGGCCTGGTGCTGGTGGACGAGCTGGATCTGCACCTGCATCCGCACTGGCAGACGTCGCTCATCGCCACGCTCAAGTCCGTCTTCCCCCGGCTCCAGTTCATCGCCACCACGCACTCGGCCATGCTGTTGCCGGGCCTGGAGCAGGACGAGGTGTTCGTGCTCCGTCAGGACGAGCACGGCCACGTCTACGTGTCCCCCGCGCCCTCGACGCCCTCGTTCCTCACGGGCAGCGAGCTGCTGGACGCGTTCTTCGATCGCAAGGGCAAGCCCGTGGGCGGTGCCCCGAAGCGCCGCGAGCCGGCCACGTCCGCGCGGAAGAAGCCGGGCAAGCCGGCGGCGCGCGCTCCGGCCCGCCCCAAGCGCAAGTAG
- a CDS encoding carboxypeptidase-like regulatory domain-containing protein produces the protein MRGRLIAVAILGALALALLGVWRLVEPGTGEDALRVQRGEPVPGASEPPLPGSRERTGPTPASAPERALSEADGILEVRLLAGERPVPGAQARLYWRGARDPNLGEFSWRRMGEGRTDGQGRVQLAAGPGNYLVSVRADGHAPLLRHVVRPLGEARTRIELRLEPGLTLEGRTVVHGTKEPLPLVQLVLTPRAPELAAWLTPDAPDEECVHASSDTRGNFRVDGLAPGTYQLEARTPGYARTVLHRVKVPSTEPLEVALRLAGVIEGFVVDARGAPATGAEVLVSGKTAQQLTTGEGGGFSGEVEAGTYTVTARRGEEAAALREPLVVSAGRTVRGVRLQLGPGAVLEGRVWARATGAPVADAHVDISPLGGNGDLGRASTDGEGRFSVSGLAPGAYDVVVGAPGFSSVLRRGVTVDATERFPLDVVLASTGRVEGWVRDTEGRPVVSARVLTAPSTDVLETSPVEARTDAEGHYQLEGLKPGYQRLIARREGATQGIIRPAEVSESGTARVDFTLEETGIVEGVVRGRLPEAPLEATAHRTEGGGPGWGERSGAPVDPGGTFRMELPPGTYVMGLWAFRPAARIERVQVRAGETTRVELTWDEEPHTGSVGGVVLEPDGQPSPGAIALLYAEGQESSLLGVSLADEEGHFHIDLPVGSQDTERLRVHAFNGGRRGRVSGVRPGTEGVGVKLEPGATLRGRVVRQGRPVQGFTLTFDADRHEPLAQPPGPWEFPGERFEMRDVPAGPATLVVRTVDGARGVAQVAPRAGTTTEVDISVDNEVP, from the coding sequence ATGCGCGGACGGCTCATCGCGGTGGCGATCCTCGGGGCCCTGGCGCTCGCGCTCCTGGGGGTCTGGCGTCTGGTGGAGCCCGGCACGGGAGAGGACGCCCTCCGCGTCCAACGTGGAGAACCCGTGCCCGGAGCCTCGGAGCCTCCGCTCCCCGGCTCGCGAGAGCGCACCGGGCCGACCCCCGCATCGGCTCCGGAGCGGGCACTCTCCGAGGCGGACGGAATCCTGGAGGTGCGGCTGCTCGCGGGTGAGCGGCCGGTACCGGGCGCCCAGGCGCGGCTGTACTGGCGGGGCGCGAGGGACCCGAACCTCGGGGAGTTCTCCTGGCGGCGGATGGGGGAGGGCCGCACGGATGGGCAGGGACGTGTCCAGCTCGCGGCCGGGCCCGGCAACTACCTGGTGTCGGTGCGCGCGGACGGCCATGCGCCCCTGCTGCGCCACGTGGTGCGGCCCCTGGGCGAGGCGCGCACGCGCATCGAGCTGCGCCTGGAGCCGGGCCTGACGCTCGAGGGCCGCACGGTGGTGCACGGGACGAAGGAGCCCCTGCCCCTGGTGCAGCTCGTCCTCACGCCGCGAGCGCCGGAGCTGGCGGCATGGCTCACACCCGACGCGCCCGACGAGGAGTGCGTCCATGCCTCGAGCGACACCCGAGGAAACTTCCGCGTGGACGGGCTCGCCCCGGGCACCTACCAGCTGGAGGCGCGCACCCCTGGCTACGCGCGGACGGTGCTGCACCGGGTGAAGGTGCCCAGCACGGAGCCCCTGGAGGTGGCGCTGCGCCTGGCGGGCGTCATCGAGGGCTTCGTCGTGGACGCGCGAGGCGCTCCGGCCACGGGCGCCGAGGTGCTGGTGAGTGGAAAGACGGCGCAGCAACTCACCACGGGCGAGGGCGGCGGCTTCTCCGGAGAGGTGGAAGCGGGCACCTACACCGTGACGGCGCGGCGGGGCGAGGAGGCGGCGGCGCTGCGAGAGCCCCTCGTCGTGAGCGCGGGCAGGACGGTGCGCGGGGTGCGGCTCCAGCTCGGACCCGGAGCGGTCCTCGAGGGGCGCGTGTGGGCGCGGGCCACGGGAGCACCCGTGGCGGACGCCCACGTGGACATCAGCCCGCTCGGCGGCAATGGAGACCTGGGCCGCGCGTCGACGGACGGCGAGGGACGCTTCTCCGTGAGCGGACTCGCGCCGGGGGCCTATGACGTGGTGGTGGGCGCGCCGGGCTTCTCATCCGTGCTCCGGCGCGGGGTGACGGTGGACGCGACGGAGCGCTTTCCGCTCGACGTCGTGCTCGCGAGCACCGGCCGGGTGGAGGGCTGGGTCCGGGACACGGAAGGCAGGCCGGTGGTGAGCGCCCGGGTGCTCACCGCCCCGAGCACCGACGTGCTGGAAACGTCTCCCGTCGAGGCACGGACCGACGCCGAGGGTCACTACCAACTCGAGGGCCTGAAGCCAGGCTATCAGCGGCTCATCGCCCGCCGGGAGGGAGCGACCCAGGGCATCATCCGCCCAGCGGAGGTGAGCGAGTCCGGCACGGCGCGGGTGGACTTCACCCTGGAGGAAACGGGCATCGTGGAGGGCGTGGTCCGGGGCCGCCTCCCCGAGGCGCCCTTGGAAGCGACGGCCCATCGCACCGAGGGGGGCGGCCCGGGCTGGGGGGAGCGGTCGGGCGCGCCGGTGGACCCGGGGGGCACCTTCCGGATGGAGCTCCCTCCGGGGACCTACGTGATGGGGCTCTGGGCCTTCCGACCCGCGGCGCGGATCGAGCGGGTCCAGGTGCGGGCGGGCGAGACGACCCGGGTCGAGTTGACCTGGGACGAGGAGCCCCACACGGGCTCCGTCGGAGGCGTCGTCCTCGAACCGGATGGTCAGCCCTCTCCGGGAGCCATCGCCCTGTTGTACGCCGAGGGCCAGGAGTCCTCCCTGCTGGGGGTGAGCCTCGCGGACGAAGAGGGCCACTTCCACATCGACCTCCCCGTCGGAAGCCAAGACACGGAACGACTCCGGGTCCATGCCTTCAATGGAGGGCGCCGGGGCCGGGTATCGGGCGTGAGGCCAGGCACCGAGGGAGTGGGCGTGAAGCTGGAACCCGGGGCCACGCTCCGGGGCCGGGTGGTGCGCCAGGGAAGGCCCGTCCAGGGCTTCACCCTCACCTTCGATGCGGATCGCCATGAACCGCTCGCCCAGCCCCCGGGCCCCTGGGAATTCCCCGGCGAGCGCTTCGAGATGCGAGACGTCCCCGCCGGCCCGGCCACACTGGTGGTGCGCACGGTGGATGGCGCGCGAGGGGTCGCACAGGTCGCCCCGCGCGCTGGGACAACCACCGAGGTGGACATCTCAGTTGACAATGAGGTCCCTTAA
- a CDS encoding MXAN_6652 family MXYO-CTERM-anchored protein: MRLRSSVVVGVLSVSLLSTSALARSGGITGVSGQAGTTCTRCHAEGATKPTVEFSGPTTVTAGSVNQYAFIIRGGPGIIGGTNLAAGDASALLDILNPVGDALKKSGVELTQTAAKVFDTAGAVPELRFDFSLTAPTTEGSFTLYGAGNSANGDSGRNGDGVAAATLAVTVLAQTGSDAGTEPETDAGTEPETDAGTGNGTDAGTQVDAGTGGETDAGPGGVTDPGVGGDDEGGGCSSTGGAPMLLFALSVAGLIRLRRRGV, from the coding sequence ATGCGTTTGCGTTCTTCTGTCGTCGTGGGTGTGCTGTCCGTGAGTCTTTTGTCCACCTCCGCCCTGGCCCGTTCGGGGGGCATCACGGGGGTCTCGGGTCAGGCGGGGACGACCTGCACCAGGTGCCATGCGGAAGGCGCCACCAAGCCTACCGTGGAGTTCTCCGGCCCCACGACGGTGACGGCGGGCTCGGTCAATCAGTATGCATTCATCATCCGCGGGGGTCCGGGAATCATCGGTGGCACCAACCTGGCAGCGGGTGACGCGTCCGCCCTGCTCGACATCCTCAATCCCGTGGGTGACGCTCTCAAGAAGTCAGGGGTCGAGTTGACCCAGACCGCCGCCAAGGTTTTCGACACCGCGGGCGCGGTCCCCGAGCTGCGCTTCGACTTCTCCCTGACGGCGCCCACCACGGAGGGAAGCTTCACCCTCTACGGCGCGGGCAATTCGGCCAACGGCGACAGTGGCAGGAATGGGGACGGCGTGGCGGCCGCGACGCTGGCGGTGACGGTGCTCGCCCAGACGGGCTCGGACGCGGGCACGGAGCCGGAGACGGACGCGGGCACGGAGCCAGAGACGGACGCGGGCACGGGGAACGGCACCGACGCCGGTACCCAGGTGGACGCGGGCACGGGGGGCGAGACGGACGCTGGTCCGGGTGGGGTAACGGACCCCGGAGTGGGAGGAGATGATGAAGGAGGTGGTTGCTCTTCCACCGGCGGAGCGCCGATGCTCCTGTTCGCGCTGAGCGTCGCGGGCTTGATCCGGCTGCGCCGCCGCGGCGTCTGA
- a CDS encoding DUF1501 domain-containing protein, protein MSDADDSKPSSPGRRQLLKGLGVGATALAFPHLWLPRTALAQTPGRGSVRHLIYIRLSGGFRFTTAYNGDVADEFNPFGASDKRAPGTEWGVSKLLERAGWLEGEANKARRDLGMKSVASFSNEMCVLPCVDHEPFSARADGGHGTGLERFLTGYVGGATGFMTLVNYGVRARVAEAAAKGITLLPAFSLGEAGMATGAGTYATYRPPVLEGSGFERFGADPDSSLKPWAARVAQGVDERFRARLHLPLRSGADTYQQTRKASSDYGKIFRDPILRVSADSDDMVDGISNRQLRTLLGTDTTGQRAALALRLFHFGCPAVFLNQGGYDYHSREDAELPEELDGANRLVSGLRTALQRMEHPEGGTYWDKTLVVLGSEFGRTTGGSRYNSANGSDHGSDLATRWMSMPFMGGVITQAGKGGKSLGSVNRSDLKATGKVYSYRSVLKTMMDLLGADHEGVFPADAPLQDFFA, encoded by the coding sequence ATGTCCGACGCCGATGATTCGAAGCCTTCGTCTCCGGGCCGCCGACAGTTGCTCAAGGGCCTGGGCGTGGGGGCCACCGCGCTGGCCTTCCCCCACCTGTGGTTGCCGCGCACGGCCCTCGCCCAGACGCCGGGCCGGGGCAGTGTGCGCCACCTCATCTACATCCGCCTCTCGGGCGGCTTCCGCTTCACCACCGCCTACAACGGCGACGTGGCCGACGAGTTCAACCCCTTCGGGGCCTCGGACAAGCGCGCTCCGGGGACCGAGTGGGGGGTGAGCAAGTTGCTCGAGCGCGCGGGCTGGCTGGAGGGGGAGGCGAACAAGGCCCGGCGCGACCTGGGCATGAAGTCGGTGGCCTCGTTCTCCAACGAGATGTGCGTGCTGCCGTGCGTGGACCATGAGCCCTTCTCGGCGCGGGCGGACGGGGGCCACGGCACGGGCCTGGAGCGCTTCCTGACGGGGTACGTGGGCGGCGCCACGGGCTTCATGACGCTCGTGAACTACGGGGTGCGCGCGCGCGTGGCGGAGGCGGCGGCCAAGGGCATCACCCTGCTGCCCGCGTTCAGCCTGGGCGAGGCGGGCATGGCCACCGGCGCGGGCACCTACGCCACCTACCGGCCGCCCGTGCTGGAGGGCAGTGGCTTCGAGCGCTTCGGCGCGGATCCGGACTCGAGCCTCAAGCCGTGGGCGGCCCGGGTCGCCCAGGGCGTGGATGAGCGCTTCCGCGCGCGGCTGCACCTGCCCCTGCGCTCGGGCGCGGACACGTACCAGCAGACGCGCAAGGCCTCGAGCGACTACGGGAAGATCTTCCGCGACCCCATCCTCCGGGTGAGCGCGGACTCGGACGACATGGTGGACGGCATCAGCAACCGCCAGTTGCGCACGTTGCTCGGTACGGACACCACGGGGCAGCGGGCGGCGCTCGCGCTGCGCCTCTTCCACTTCGGCTGCCCCGCGGTGTTCCTCAATCAGGGCGGCTACGACTACCACTCGCGCGAGGACGCGGAGTTGCCCGAGGAGTTGGATGGGGCCAACCGGCTGGTGAGCGGCTTGCGCACGGCGCTCCAGCGCATGGAGCACCCGGAGGGCGGCACGTACTGGGACAAGACGCTGGTGGTGCTGGGCAGCGAGTTCGGCCGCACCACGGGCGGCAGCCGCTACAACTCCGCCAACGGCAGCGATCATGGCAGTGACCTGGCCACCCGGTGGATGTCCATGCCCTTCATGGGCGGCGTCATCACCCAGGCGGGCAAGGGCGGCAAGAGCCTCGGCTCGGTGAACCGCTCGGACCTCAAGGCCACCGGCAAGGTGTACTCCTACCGCTCGGTGCTCAAGACGATGATGGATCTGCTCGGCGCGGATCACGAAGGCGTCTTCCCCGCGGACGCCCCCCTCCAGGACTTCTTCGCATGA
- a CDS encoding alpha/beta hydrolase translates to MSRRILGCGVLLAAVGLGACYALDPFLYARVKVDHYSYSAEGGSPEESVPPESLEPVVLDVDGQVRLGAVYVKSPQQPPRAYVLYFHGICCNLDVHVDRPKRLANLGYDVLVFDYRGWGMSTDVPPTEEGLLADSRAALTWLSSRSGLPPERLLYYGRSFGTAVATQLAAHHPPAGLVLESPFSSVQGMVSDSSHMDLPASFVSEGAWDTEGRLRALEGVPLLLLHGTADDFVRPEFSARLYAVAHEPKRLVLVEGADHDNIPARMGSVAYEHTLSGFLAEIHTQP, encoded by the coding sequence GTGAGCCGTCGAATCCTGGGGTGCGGCGTGCTGCTCGCGGCGGTGGGGCTGGGGGCGTGCTACGCCTTGGATCCCTTCCTCTACGCGCGCGTGAAGGTGGACCACTACTCGTACTCCGCCGAGGGCGGCTCCCCCGAGGAGTCCGTGCCCCCCGAGAGCCTGGAGCCGGTGGTGCTCGACGTGGACGGTCAGGTGCGGTTGGGGGCCGTGTATGTGAAATCCCCTCAGCAACCTCCTCGTGCCTACGTGCTCTATTTCCACGGCATCTGTTGCAACCTCGATGTCCACGTGGACCGGCCCAAGCGTCTGGCCAATCTGGGCTACGACGTGCTGGTGTTCGACTACCGGGGATGGGGCATGTCCACGGATGTGCCCCCCACCGAGGAGGGATTGCTCGCCGACAGCCGGGCGGCGCTCACGTGGCTGTCCTCGCGCTCGGGGCTCCCGCCAGAGCGCCTCCTTTATTACGGCCGTTCCTTTGGCACGGCGGTGGCCACCCAGCTCGCGGCGCACCATCCCCCCGCGGGCCTCGTGCTCGAATCACCGTTCAGCTCCGTCCAGGGAATGGTGAGTGATTCCAGCCACATGGATCTCCCCGCGAGCTTCGTCTCCGAGGGGGCCTGGGACACCGAGGGCCGTCTGCGCGCGCTCGAGGGCGTGCCGCTGCTGCTGCTCCACGGCACCGCGGATGACTTCGTGCGCCCTGAGTTCTCCGCGCGGTTGTATGCCGTGGCGCATGAGCCCAAACGGCTCGTCCTGGTGGAGGGCGCCGACCACGACAACATCCCCGCCCGGATGGGCAGTGTGGCCTATGAGCACACCCTGTCTGGTTTCCTGGCTGAAATACACACACAACCCTGA